Part of the Desulfolutivibrio sulfoxidireducens genome is shown below.
CGGATGGCGCTCGCACACCGCGTTGAGCAGGCGTCTGGCCGCCGGATACTCCCCGGCGGCAACGGCCTGCCGGGCCTGGCGAAAAAGCTCCTCGGCCGCGTTTTGCGCGGCCAGGGTGGCCGCGTGTTCGGCCGCCTCGCGCGCGGCCTCGACCTTGGCCGCAATCGTGCCGAAGAACTGGGCCAGCTTTCGCTCCATGCCCTTTTTGTAGGCCAGACGCCCGGCCGGAGCCACGGCGGCCACCTCGGGCAGCACAGCCATGGCCTCCACCACCTCGCGCAACCTGAATTCGAGTTCGATCCGTTCCCGGCCGAACGCCACCTTGTCCGATCCCGCGCCATCCAAGGCCTCGACGGCGCACCGAAGCGCGCGGGCGCTCTCTCCCCGCCTGGCCAGGGCCAGGGCGCGGGCCGCGGCCTCCCTGATGGCCTTGACGCCCATGTGGAGCATGCACAGTCTCCTTCCGGTTTCTTGACACCCATGCGTTTCCCGAACCTGATACCTATCCGGCCGGCACATCCATGGCAAGTTCGTGACGAACGGCAGAGGGCTTCCCTGTCAAATGGCTTCCCTTGTCTTTTCGCGGGCCATTTGCGATACTCCGATTCATTCGACTGCCGCGCCCCCGCCAGACGCCGGCGCGGACGAAAAAAGGACGACACGGCCCCACAGCCGGACACAGGCGATGCCCTCTTCCCACGCACGCGGATCGGCCGGTCTTTCCGGCGGCGCAGGCAGCGCATATCCCGCCGGACAGGAAGGCCGGGGCGAGGAGGACGTTTTGCGTCCCGAGGCCACGCCGCCGGCGTCCAAGACCACCCGCCACCCGCGACGGTCGCTTCCGGGCGAACCGGATGTAACGACGCTTTGCCGCACATTTTTCCGGTCCTATCTGGTGGCTGCGGCCTTCAACACCCGAGGGTTGCAAAATATCGGGCTGGCCTACGCCATGGAACCGGGACTCCGGGTCATCCATCCCGATCCCGATGCCTTCGGGGCGGCCATGAAACGCCATCTGGAGGTCTACAACAGCCACCCCATGTGGGCGCCGCTTCTGGTCGGCATCTTCCTGTCGGTGGAGATCAAGATCGCCAAGGGCCTTGTCCCCGCCACCATGCTCGAGGACATCAAGACCACCATGGCCTATACCCTCTC
Proteins encoded:
- a CDS encoding PTS system mannose/fructose/sorbose family transporter subunit IID — translated: MPSSHARGSAGLSGGAGSAYPAGQEGRGEEDVLRPEATPPASKTTRHPRRSLPGEPDVTTLCRTFFRSYLVAAAFNTRGLQNIGLAYAMEPGLRVIHPDPDAFGAAMKRHLEVYNSHPMWAPLLVGIFLSVEIKIAKGLVPATMLEDIKTTMAYTLSAVGDSFFGASLLGLWGLGAACLVASGHPMGVAVLAVCMLFALNVFKAATFWAGYREGFRVLKRLKRWDLINWGRRVKVVNAVMLTFLWMLAAPGAVGAVALRDVVIVSGLAAWALTEPRFPREMVFAALVATSLCLTLFRVS
- a CDS encoding tetratricopeptide repeat protein, coding for MLHMGVKAIREAAARALALARRGESARALRCAVEALDGAGSDKVAFGRERIELEFRLREVVEAMAVLPEVAAVAPAGRLAYKKGMERKLAQFFGTIAAKVEAAREAAEHAATLAAQNAAEELFRQARQAVAAGEYPAARRLLNAVCERHPERPGVQYEAGVMLAQAGFPLDALTFFEKAMEVSPRDGRAYIAAADACRDAGEPVRAEKYLKSAIKQIGGTPTAYLAMARMYVAGRKWDKAHDAVQSLVSLEPEHPEAAGLLEEILPRVGMDGGKARRSGKPIVLDFPKF